From the Actinomycetes bacterium genome, one window contains:
- a CDS encoding isoleucine--tRNA ligase, with the protein MTDNDPADQPYPSVPTRADYPAIEREMLDRWEQQNTFERSVELRSAADEFVFNDGPPFANGLPHYGHLLTGYVKDVVPRYQTMRGHRVNRRFGWDCHGLPAEMHSEKELGVSGRLAITEYGIDRFNDHCRSSVMRYTNEWERYVTRQARWVDFSHDYKTMDIDYMESVIWAFKQLFDKGLVYEAYRVMPYSWGAETPLANFEIRLDDATRPRQDPALTVAFEVDPQRAGVLADQPGDGPIEIWAWTTTPWTLPSNLALAAGSGVDYVLVATGDGDRAGRRVLLGANAVDKYEDQLGEGYTVIATINGAELAEVGYQPLLPYFAGHPNSFRVLVADWVSDEDGTGVVHLAPGFGEDDQATCEAAGIQLVVPVDDSGRFTAEVSDWEGENVFDANPEIARALREQGKLVRHDTYDHNYPHCWRTDTPIIYKAVNSWYVEVTAFRDRLVELNQEIHWIPEHVRDGSFGRWIEGARDWSISRNRFWGSPLPVWRSDDPECPRTDVYGSLDEIEADFGVRPTDLHRPYIDDLVRPNPDDPTGKSMMRRVPEVFDCWFESGSMPYAQAHYPFENHDWFESHLPADFIVEYIAQTRGWFYTMHVLSVALFDKPAFSNVICHGVVLDHEGRKLSKKLRNYPDPEDVMASHGSDALRWHLMASPILRGGDLRISTDASDFSDVVRLVLNPIWNAYSFFTLYANADGYTARVRTDAQGQLDRYILAKTAELVESVTATMDDFEIAPSCAEILSFLDALNNWYIRRSRERFWAPGGGDDNVSAQDKEDAYDTLYTVLLTLMKVAAPLLPLVADEIWLGLTGGSAGSGDASNTDSVHLQDWPDVSDWPHNHALVASMDRIRDVCSTALGLREERRLRARLPLQRLTVAGVGVHDLEPMTHLVRDEVNVKQVELTDDLDSVGTFTLKPNAKVLGPRLGKTVQEVIKAAKSGDWEANDDGTATAGGHSLAEGEFEMTLQPREGAAAAALPGNDAVVELDVEVTPQLAAEGMARDVVRLVQQARKDEGFKVTDRIRCHIDSTSDVIEAVEAHRAWVSDTVLATNLTLAEGVDDDALARVEGHPVNISVQRA; encoded by the coding sequence ATGACCGACAACGACCCAGCAGACCAGCCGTATCCGAGCGTTCCCACTAGGGCTGACTACCCCGCGATCGAGCGCGAGATGCTGGATCGCTGGGAGCAGCAGAACACGTTCGAGCGCTCTGTCGAGCTGCGGTCGGCCGCCGACGAGTTCGTATTCAATGACGGGCCGCCGTTCGCCAACGGCCTCCCCCACTACGGCCACCTGCTCACCGGCTACGTGAAGGACGTGGTGCCGCGCTACCAGACGATGCGCGGGCACCGGGTCAACCGTCGGTTCGGTTGGGACTGCCACGGCCTGCCCGCCGAGATGCACTCCGAAAAGGAGCTCGGCGTGTCGGGCCGGTTGGCGATCACCGAGTACGGCATCGACCGCTTCAACGACCACTGCCGCAGCTCGGTCATGCGCTACACCAACGAATGGGAGCGCTACGTCACCCGCCAGGCCCGCTGGGTCGATTTCAGCCACGACTACAAGACGATGGACATCGACTACATGGAGTCGGTGATCTGGGCGTTCAAGCAGTTGTTCGACAAGGGCCTCGTGTATGAGGCCTATCGGGTCATGCCCTACTCGTGGGGCGCCGAAACCCCGCTGGCCAACTTCGAGATCCGACTCGACGATGCCACCCGGCCCCGACAGGACCCAGCGCTGACAGTCGCATTCGAGGTCGACCCGCAGCGCGCCGGGGTGCTGGCGGACCAGCCCGGCGACGGCCCGATCGAGATCTGGGCCTGGACGACCACACCATGGACACTTCCGTCAAACCTCGCCCTCGCGGCCGGCAGCGGCGTCGACTACGTACTCGTCGCCACCGGCGATGGCGACCGAGCGGGCCGACGAGTGCTTCTGGGCGCCAACGCAGTCGACAAGTACGAGGACCAACTCGGCGAGGGCTACACCGTGATCGCCACGATCAACGGAGCAGAGCTGGCCGAGGTCGGCTACCAGCCGCTGCTGCCCTATTTCGCAGGCCACCCGAACTCGTTCCGGGTGCTTGTGGCCGACTGGGTGAGCGACGAGGACGGCACCGGGGTCGTCCACCTCGCTCCCGGCTTCGGCGAGGACGACCAGGCGACGTGCGAGGCCGCCGGCATCCAGTTGGTCGTGCCAGTGGACGACTCCGGCCGCTTCACCGCCGAGGTGTCGGACTGGGAGGGCGAGAACGTATTCGACGCCAACCCCGAGATCGCCCGGGCGTTGCGCGAGCAGGGCAAGCTCGTGCGCCACGACACCTACGATCACAACTACCCGCACTGCTGGCGCACCGACACGCCGATCATCTACAAGGCGGTCAACTCCTGGTATGTGGAGGTAACCGCCTTCCGCGACCGTTTGGTGGAACTCAATCAGGAGATCCATTGGATCCCCGAGCACGTGCGCGATGGCAGCTTCGGGCGCTGGATCGAGGGCGCGCGCGACTGGTCGATCAGCCGCAACCGGTTCTGGGGCTCACCGCTGCCGGTGTGGCGCTCCGACGACCCCGAGTGCCCGCGCACCGACGTCTACGGCTCCCTCGACGAGATCGAGGCCGACTTCGGCGTGCGGCCCACCGACCTGCACCGGCCCTACATCGACGACCTCGTGCGCCCCAACCCCGATGACCCAACCGGCAAGTCGATGATGCGCCGCGTGCCCGAGGTGTTCGACTGCTGGTTCGAGTCGGGCTCCATGCCATACGCCCAGGCGCACTACCCCTTCGAGAACCACGACTGGTTCGAGTCGCATCTGCCTGCGGACTTCATCGTGGAGTACATCGCGCAGACCCGCGGCTGGTTCTACACGATGCACGTCCTGTCGGTGGCTCTGTTCGACAAGCCGGCCTTCTCCAACGTGATCTGCCACGGCGTGGTGCTCGACCACGAGGGCCGAAAGCTCTCCAAGAAGCTGCGCAACTACCCCGACCCCGAAGACGTGATGGCCTCGCACGGTTCCGACGCGCTGCGTTGGCACCTGATGGCCTCGCCGATCCTGCGCGGCGGCGACCTACGCATCTCCACCGACGCGTCCGACTTCTCCGACGTCGTTCGCCTGGTGCTCAACCCGATCTGGAACGCCTACTCCTTCTTCACCCTGTACGCGAACGCCGACGGCTACACCGCGAGGGTACGCACCGACGCGCAGGGCCAGCTCGACCGATACATCCTCGCCAAGACCGCGGAACTGGTGGAGTCCGTCACCGCCACGATGGACGACTTCGAGATCGCGCCGTCGTGCGCGGAGATCCTGTCCTTCCTCGACGCGCTCAACAACTGGTACATCCGACGCTCGCGTGAGCGGTTCTGGGCACCCGGCGGCGGGGACGACAACGTGTCGGCCCAGGACAAGGAAGACGCCTACGACACGCTCTACACGGTGCTGCTGACCCTGATGAAGGTGGCGGCTCCCCTGCTCCCGCTCGTGGCCGACGAGATCTGGCTCGGGCTGACCGGCGGCTCGGCAGGCTCCGGCGACGCCTCCAACACCGACTCGGTGCATCTCCAGGATTGGCCAGACGTGTCCGACTGGCCACACAACCACGCGCTCGTTGCTTCGATGGACCGCATCCGCGATGTGTGCTCGACCGCACTGGGGCTGCGCGAGGAGCGCCGCTTGCGGGCCCGCCTGCCCCTGCAGCGCCTCACCGTCGCCGGCGTCGGGGTCCACGACCTCGAGCCGATGACCCACCTCGTGCGCGATGAGGTCAACGTCAAGCAGGTGGAACTGACAGACGACCTCGACTCAGTCGGCACCTTCACGTTGAAGCCCAACGCGAAGGTGCTCGGTCCCCGCCTCGGCAAGACGGTCCAGGAGGTGATCAAGGCAGCCAAGTCAGGCGACTGGGAAGCCAACGACGATGGCACTGCCACCGCGGGCGGACACTCACTCGCCGAGGGCGAGTTCGAGATGACCTTGCAGCCCCGCGAGGGCGCCGCGGCTGCGGCCCTGCCCGGCAACGACGCCGTCGTCGAACTCGATGTGGAGGTCACGCCGCAACTCGCGGCCGAGGGCATGGCCCGCGACGTGGTGCGCCTGGTGCAGCAGGCGCGCAAGGACGAGGGCTTCAAGGTGACCGACCGGATTCGTTGCCACATCGACTCCACGTCCGATGTCATCGAGGCCGTCGAGGCACACCGCGCCTGGGTGTCAGACACCGTTCTTGCCACCAACCTCACCCTCGCCGAGGGCGTCGACGATGACGCCCTCGCACGCGTCGAGGGTCATCCGGTCAACATCTCCGTCCAGCGCGCCTGA